In Vibrio alginolyticus NBRC 15630 = ATCC 17749, the sequence ATGAATAAACCTGTCAATGCCGTTGCTTCTGTTAGCGCACCACCGCCATTGTTGCGTAGATCAACGATTACGCCGTCAACGTTTTTGGTTTTCAACTCAGCTAGTAATTTATCGGTGTCTTTCGATAAGCCGACGTAGAAACTTGGTACTTCTAAAATACCAATCTTCTTACCGTCTTTTTCGATGATTTCTGACTTAACTGCACGATCTTCTAAGCGAACTTTGTCACGAACAATTGTGACAATGTAACTCTTCGCATCGTTACCTTCTGGCAAGATCTGTAGATTAACCTTTGTGCCTTTAGGGCCTTTGATTAACTGAACAACATCATCCAGACGCCAACCGATCACGTCGACAATTTCTTCACCGTCTTGTCCAACACCAGTGATTCGGTCCCCTTCACCAAGTTGCTTACTCTTTGAGGCCGGACCGCCAACAACAAGTGAACGAATTACTGTGTAATCGTCTGTCATTTGCAAAACGGCGCCGATACCTTCTAGAGAAAGGTTCATTTCCGATTGGAATTGCTCGGCATTACGTGGAGAAAGGTAGCTTGTATGAGGGTCAACCTGTCGCGCGAAGGCATTCATATACAACTGAAATGCGTCTTCATTGTTGGTCTGTGTGATGCGCTTCATCGCGTTGTTATAACGCTTCTCTAAAACTTCTTTAATCTCTGGCCACTCTTTGCCAGTCAGTTTCAGATTTAACGCGTCATATTTCACACGCTTGCGCCACAACTCGTTGAGCTCTGCTTCGTCTTTTGGCCATGCGGCCTCAGAGCGGTCTAACTCTATCTCGTCATCGGTATCAAACTTGATCTCTTCATCGAGTAGAGTTAACGCATAAGCAAAACGATCGAAACGCTTCTGCATTGAGAGGTTGTAAACATCAAAAGCAATTTGGTTGTTGCCCGATTTAAGCTGATCATCAAGCTCGACTGACCAATTTTTAAATGAATCGATGTCTGCTTGAGTGAAAATATTTCTATTGTAATCAAGCAACTCTACATAGCGTTCAAAGATCGCTTTAGAGAAATCATCATTGAGGCTGAAGTGCTTATAATGAGAGCGGGTAAATCGCGAGGTGACTCGTTTGCTAGCTGTTTCATGCTGAACTTCAGGAGAAAGAACCGGCAGGTCATCTTTATGTAGTTTGGCTTCAAGAGCCTGAGCTGATGCTGCTAGCCATAAGCTAGCAGCAATCAGGGTCACTTTTGAACGGCAATTCATGCGTAGGAGTATCTCCTTTATGCGCGCAAGTGCTCCGCTTTCACAACCATTTGTAGGCCGTTAGCAAGTTGAACACGTACATCATCCTTATTGATTTCAACAATGGTCGCTGCCATGTTTCCTTTGCCCATGTTCACGTTAACTGCGTTACCTACTGTGATTTCATCAGCATTTAGAGCGCGCGTTTCTACAGGCTTAGTTGGTTTTTGTACTTTTGGTTTATTAGTACGACGAGGCTGTTGAGGCTTTTTAGCCGCAGGTTTCGCTTTCGCCTTACCCTCTTCACGAGCTTTTTGTGCTTGTTCTTTACGACGAGCCTGAACTTTCGCCTTGCTTTCTGCAAGTGTCGCTTTCGCGTGTTCAACGTGCTCTTCTTCTAGCTCACCACAAGGGTTGCCATCTAGGTCTACACGTACTGCACCTGGTTTTACACCGTGTAGGTAACGCCATGATGAAGTGTACTGTCTTAACGCTGCACGAAGCTGTGTTTTGCTTACTTTTTCGTCTTCATTTAGACGTTCCGCAAGATCTTGAAAAATACCAATTTTCAGAGGTTTTGCTTCACCTTCTAAAGTAAAGCACTTAGGGAAACATTCAGCAATATATGCAATAACTTCTTTGCTGTTTTTTAACTTTTCAGTCATGAGGGGTCCTGATTTGAGCGGATTTCCGCGAGCATTAAGAAAAAATATTCTCGTATTATAGTGACATGCCAAGGAAAAACCACACTCGAAGGCTAATTTATGCGTCGTTCGCGTGTGAATTAAGCAGCTTTTCTACTTCAACCATGAAATGAGTGAGACCTTCTTCGTCTGTTTCATTAAATCGGCCAATACTTGGACTATCAATATCAAGTACACCAACCACCTTTCCATTAATAGAAAATGGAATCACAATTTCTGAATTGCTCGCTGCATCGCACGCAATATGCCCCTCAAATTCGTGAACGTCGTATACTCTTTGTATAGTATTAGTTTGTGCAGCAGTACCGCAGACGCCTCGACCCATTGGGATACGAACACAAGCTGGTTTTCCTTGGAACGGACCAAGAACAAGCTCTTCACCTTTTGTTAGGTAAAAGCCTGCCCAGTTAAGATCGTCAAGTTCCATGAAAAGCAATGAGCTCAAGTTTGCTAGGTTCGCAATAAAGTCTGGTTCAGACTCAATTAGAGCAACAGCTTGTTTGGTTAGTCTTTGGTATTGTTCTAAGTTCATATTAACTTCCTACTTACTATAAAAGCTTCCATTCTCAATGTATGGCGCTAAAATGCAGCCCTACTTTATAATAGGACTTATTCTCAATTACAATGCTTCTGAAAAATGACACTATTAGCCGTTCTTGGTTGATAACACAAGTAAAAAAGCACAAGTCCAAGCTGATCATAGCGAACTTGATAGCGGTGCTTGCAACCTTGATTAGTGTTCCAATTCCCCTCCTCATGCCTTTGATGGTTGATGAGGTCTTATTGGACCAACCTGCAAAAGGCTTAGACGCCATGAATGCCATTCTCCCTGAAGCGTGGCACACTCCGACAGGCTATATTTTCTTCACCCTGTTCTTGGTTGTTCTTATGCGAGCTGCGAGCCAAGGATTAA encodes:
- the prc gene encoding carboxy terminal-processing peptidase, which codes for MNCRSKVTLIAASLWLAASAQALEAKLHKDDLPVLSPEVQHETASKRVTSRFTRSHYKHFSLNDDFSKAIFERYVELLDYNRNIFTQADIDSFKNWSVELDDQLKSGNNQIAFDVYNLSMQKRFDRFAYALTLLDEEIKFDTDDEIELDRSEAAWPKDEAELNELWRKRVKYDALNLKLTGKEWPEIKEVLEKRYNNAMKRITQTNNEDAFQLYMNAFARQVDPHTSYLSPRNAEQFQSEMNLSLEGIGAVLQMTDDYTVIRSLVVGGPASKSKQLGEGDRITGVGQDGEEIVDVIGWRLDDVVQLIKGPKGTKVNLQILPEGNDAKSYIVTIVRDKVRLEDRAVKSEIIEKDGKKIGILEVPSFYVGLSKDTDKLLAELKTKNVDGVIVDLRNNGGGALTEATALTGLFIKEGPVVQVRDSYGRIKVNADTDGKVSYDGPLTVLINRYSASASEIFAAAMQDYNRAIILGENSFGKGTVQQHRSLNHIYDLFDKELGYVQYTIQKFYRIDGGSTQNRGVAPDISYPTPIEASETGESVEDNALPWDQIDKAQYQTFPSNDALVEKLTALHNKRISDEMEFRFINEDIEKYRKEKDDNTLSLNEKVRKAESDKAEALRLQRINERQVALGKKAFKTLDDIPKDYEAPDVYLDESVAIMVDLLKQENQS
- the proQ gene encoding RNA chaperone ProQ, yielding MTEKLKNSKEVIAYIAECFPKCFTLEGEAKPLKIGIFQDLAERLNEDEKVSKTQLRAALRQYTSSWRYLHGVKPGAVRVDLDGNPCGELEEEHVEHAKATLAESKAKVQARRKEQAQKAREEGKAKAKPAAKKPQQPRRTNKPKVQKPTKPVETRALNADEITVGNAVNVNMGKGNMAATIVEINKDDVRVQLANGLQMVVKAEHLRA
- a CDS encoding GAF domain-containing protein, which codes for MNLEQYQRLTKQAVALIESEPDFIANLANLSSLLFMELDDLNWAGFYLTKGEELVLGPFQGKPACVRIPMGRGVCGTAAQTNTIQRVYDVHEFEGHIACDAASNSEIVIPFSINGKVVGVLDIDSPSIGRFNETDEEGLTHFMVEVEKLLNSHANDA